One segment of Niabella beijingensis DNA contains the following:
- a CDS encoding SusD/RagB family nutrient-binding outer membrane lipoprotein, whose translation MIQNITTKIVSRLTVVALFFTATSCTKGFEELNAPYKDVTVNTASPAALFNQLSRNATNEDYTLHTGLLMPITNQQGVQNVTTPYTNYISSFWNNYYQDLADYKLIIKLISESTSPDAYTNLKSISTILMASKTLSMLDRYGSIPYSKAAEATNGATSYRPEYDDEASVYKSVLADLETSVNAIKIGAEATGQVALGNSESFLASNYTSWIKFGNALRLRYAVRLYSKETALAGTIITDILNGNKPLPDATTYADMEAMRQNNYGNYPQIVVPQNPDYGDRLWYAFREVSVSNIRLSSNVWNQLSSTNANNGSGIFDPRTYVWFMPNNAGKWVPQPQDKSVAEGSSSLYPNTGTNAPAEPNTLKDNKFSGFNFYLVRDHTALPYIIISGADVHLLKAEIYARGMGVSADFGKANQEYRAGLTASVNFWYTYVKTTTGGIWPSSKPVLAAAAISNFLAHPKVALKAGDNVGNLRKIITQAWLAALWEQPEAWAIVRRTGLTPKDAVYAPQVFNKLPYPNDEEVNNRDNWMKVTNGETPDAQATKKVYWMP comes from the coding sequence ATGATACAAAATATAACTACTAAGATTGTAAGCAGACTGACAGTGGTTGCCTTGTTTTTTACGGCCACCTCCTGTACAAAGGGCTTTGAAGAGCTCAACGCTCCTTACAAAGATGTAACTGTTAATACAGCATCTCCGGCGGCACTTTTCAACCAGCTTTCCCGTAATGCCACCAATGAGGATTATACCCTGCATACGGGTTTGCTTATGCCGATCACCAACCAGCAGGGTGTGCAGAATGTGACGACCCCTTACACCAACTATATCTCCAGCTTCTGGAACAATTACTACCAGGACCTGGCGGACTATAAGCTGATCATTAAACTGATCAGTGAAAGCACCAGTCCGGACGCCTATACCAATCTGAAATCCATCTCCACCATCCTGATGGCATCTAAAACCTTATCTATGCTGGATCGGTATGGCAGCATTCCCTATTCCAAGGCAGCAGAAGCAACAAATGGAGCCACCAGCTATCGCCCGGAATATGATGATGAGGCATCAGTTTATAAGTCGGTGTTAGCTGATTTGGAAACTTCTGTAAATGCTATAAAAATCGGTGCGGAAGCCACCGGCCAGGTAGCCCTCGGCAACAGTGAATCGTTTCTGGCAAGTAATTATACTTCCTGGATAAAATTCGGTAATGCATTGCGTCTGCGCTATGCAGTACGGCTTTATTCAAAAGAAACAGCGCTGGCGGGCACCATCATTACTGATATCCTGAACGGGAATAAGCCGCTGCCCGATGCAACCACCTATGCAGATATGGAAGCCATGCGGCAAAATAACTACGGCAACTATCCGCAGATCGTCGTCCCCCAGAATCCCGATTATGGCGACCGCCTGTGGTATGCCTTCCGGGAGGTTTCGGTAAGCAATATCCGTTTGAGCAGCAATGTATGGAACCAGCTGTCATCCACCAATGCCAACAATGGTTCCGGTATCTTTGATCCCCGTACCTATGTTTGGTTTATGCCCAACAATGCCGGAAAATGGGTCCCACAGCCGCAGGACAAGTCGGTGGCAGAAGGGTCCAGTTCTCTTTATCCAAATACCGGTACGAATGCACCGGCGGAGCCCAATACATTGAAGGATAATAAATTTTCCGGGTTTAACTTTTACCTGGTAAGAGATCATACTGCATTGCCTTACATTATTATATCCGGGGCGGACGTGCATTTACTGAAGGCGGAGATCTATGCGCGCGGTATGGGCGTATCAGCTGATTTTGGAAAGGCCAACCAGGAATACAGGGCCGGATTGACGGCATCGGTTAATTTCTGGTACACCTATGTGAAGACGACCACCGGTGGCATATGGCCTTCTTCGAAACCGGTACTGGCCGCAGCTGCTATTTCGAATTTTCTGGCTCATCCTAAAGTAGCATTGAAAGCGGGCGATAATGTTGGAAATCTCAGGAAGATCATTACGCAGGCGTGGCTGGCTGCCCTTTGGGAACAGCCGGAGGCCTGGGCTATTGTACGCAGAACAGGGCTTACTCCTAAAGATGCAGTATATGCACCACAAGTGTTTAACAAATTGCCCTATCCCAATGATGAAGAAGTAAATAACCGGGATAATTGGATGAAGGTGACCAACGGCGAAACCCCGGATGCCCAGGCTACAAAGAAAGTATATTGGATGCCGTAA
- a CDS encoding ROK family protein: protein MQKKIHYKKLVLREFYYAGSLSCAELSTRIGKSIPFTTQLLSDLAKEGVVVEDGLAPSNGGRRPVMYSVKPEAMYIIAVAMDQMVTRVAVMDFDNKPVMPLLQEELKLADNPEVLLHLKVLIEGAIKKAKISKKKVLGVGIGMPGFIDPQKGINYSFVSVDDNSISGYLQKELDVPVYIDNDSSIIALAEQHFGAAMGVGNAMVVNIGWGIGLGLILNNQLYRGGNGFAGEFSHIPFFDNNKVCSCGKRGCLETETSLKVLIDKAEQGLKKRASSAFLKKDFRTGSMERDWQAIVKAAQQGDEYVVRLLTGAGYDIGRGVAVLIHLFNPDLIVLSGRGSQAGRLWQAPVLQALAEHCIPRLVGNTLVKMSTLGHKAELVGAAALVLENQARMKEKHKMAVL from the coding sequence ATGCAAAAGAAAATTCACTATAAAAAGTTGGTCTTAAGAGAGTTTTATTATGCGGGCTCTCTTTCCTGTGCAGAGTTGAGTACCCGGATCGGTAAAAGCATTCCGTTTACCACCCAGCTATTAAGCGACCTGGCAAAAGAAGGTGTAGTGGTGGAAGATGGGCTGGCACCCTCCAATGGAGGTCGCCGGCCGGTAATGTATTCGGTAAAGCCGGAAGCGATGTACATCATAGCAGTGGCAATGGACCAGATGGTGACGCGTGTGGCGGTGATGGATTTTGACAATAAACCGGTAATGCCGCTGTTGCAGGAGGAGCTGAAACTGGCTGATAACCCGGAAGTGTTGCTGCATTTAAAAGTATTGATTGAAGGCGCGATAAAGAAAGCGAAGATCTCAAAAAAGAAAGTGCTTGGTGTGGGTATCGGGATGCCGGGTTTTATAGATCCGCAAAAAGGGATCAATTATTCTTTTGTTTCTGTTGATGATAACAGCATCTCCGGTTACCTGCAAAAAGAGCTGGATGTTCCGGTTTATATCGATAATGATTCCAGTATCATCGCCCTTGCGGAGCAGCATTTTGGAGCGGCCATGGGTGTTGGGAATGCGATGGTGGTGAATATCGGCTGGGGTATTGGTTTGGGATTGATCCTGAACAACCAGCTGTACCGGGGTGGTAATGGTTTTGCGGGAGAGTTCAGCCACATTCCTTTTTTTGATAACAACAAAGTTTGTTCCTGTGGCAAGCGGGGTTGTCTGGAGACGGAGACTTCATTAAAGGTGCTCATAGATAAGGCGGAGCAGGGATTGAAAAAGAGGGCATCGTCGGCTTTTCTGAAGAAGGACTTCCGCACGGGTTCGATGGAGAGGGACTGGCAGGCGATTGTAAAGGCGGCCCAGCAGGGCGATGAGTATGTGGTGAGGTTGCTGACAGGGGCGGGATATGATATAGGTCGTGGTGTTGCGGTGCTGATCCATCTGTTCAACCCGGATCTGATCGTATTGAGTGGTCGCGGTTCGCAGGCCGGCCGTTTGTGGCAGGCACCCGTCCTTCAGGCACTTGCCGAACATTGCATACCACGACTGGTGGGTAATACGCTGGTTAAAATGTCCACATTAGGGCACAAAGCCGAACTGGTAGGTGCTGCTGCGTTGGTACTCGAAAACCAGGCCAGAATGAAAGAAAAGCATAAAATGGCTGTTTTATAA